The Corvus moneduloides isolate bCorMon1 chromosome 25, bCorMon1.pri, whole genome shotgun sequence genome includes a window with the following:
- the ATP12A gene encoding potassium-transporting ATPase alpha chain 2 produces the protein MVKKKSDVYSVEIYGTKDLHKREIEDEEEKYKDLKGNKKKKKAEDLKKELDLDDHRLSTSELEKKYGTSIDKGLSSARAAEILARDGPNALTPPKATPEIVKFLKQMIGGFSILLWIGAAFSWISFGIQLAQGVDSAFDNLYLGVVLALVVILTGIFAYYQEAKSTNIMASFSKMIPQQALVLRDAEKKELPADQLVVGDIVEIKGGDRIPADIRLIFTQGCKVDNSSLTGESEPQSRSCDFTHENPLETRNIAFYSTTCVEGTATGIVINTGDRTIIGRIASLASGVGNEKTPIAIEIEHFVYLVAGVAISIGVLFFIISISMRYKILDSIIFLIGIIVANVPEGLLATVTVSLSLTAKRMAKKNCLVKNLEAVETLGSTSIICSDKTGTLTQNRMTVAHLWFDNQIYSADTSEDQTTQPFDQSSPTWTALSKIVTLCNRAEFRPGQENLPIMKRVVVGDASETALLKFSEVILGDVMSIRAQNKKVAEIPFNSTNKFQLSIHETDDPHDKRFLLVMKGAPERILERCSTIMINGKEEPLDSEKAEAFQTAYMELGGMGERVLGFCHLYLPENEFPDTFQFDTDSMNFPTSNLCFVGLLSMIDPPRSTVPDAVSKCRSAGIKVIMVTGDHPITAKAIAKSVGIISATSETVEDIAKRLNIPVEQVNRREATAAVVNGMELKDMSSEQLDEILCDHSEIVFARTSPQQKLIIVEGCQRQGAVVAVTGDGVNDSPALKKADIGIAMGIAGSDAAKNAADMVLLDDNFASIVTGVEEGRLIFDNLKKTIAYTLTKNIAELCPFLIYIIASIPMPIGTITILFIDLGTDIIPSVALAYEKAESDIMNRRPRNKRRDRLVNEQLAVYSYLQIGIMQSVGAFVTYFTVYAEQGFLPSTLLGVRVDWESNAINDFEDSYGQQWTRYQRTYLQWTGYTAFFVSITIQQVADLIIRKTRRNSIFRQGLFRNKVIWVGIFSQIGIALILTYGLGHVTALNFTPLRFQYWFVAVPFAILIWVYDEIRKLLIRKYPGSWWDKNMYY, from the exons GATGACCACAGGCTCAGCACCTCGGAACTGGAGAAGAAGTACGGTACCAGCATTGACAAA GGTCTCTCGAgtgcaagagcagcagagattttGGCTCGGGATGGCCCCAACGCGCTCACTCCTCCCAAAGCCACCCCTGAAATCGTGAAGTTCCTCAAGCAGATGATCGGGGGGTTCTCCATCCTGCTGTGGATCGGAGCTGCCTTCTCCTGGATCTCCTTCGGCATCCAGCTGGCGCAGGGAGTGGACTCGGCCTTTGACAAC CTCTACCTCGGAGTAGTCCTGGCTCTGGTTGTCATCCTCACTGGGATCTTTGCTTATTATCAAGAAGCCAAAAGCACAAACATCATGGCCAGCTTCAGCAAGATGATCCCACAG CAAGCTCTTGTCCTCAGGGATGCTGAGAagaaggagctgccagcagaCCAGCTGGTGGTTGGGGACATCGTGGAGATCAAGGGTGGGGACAGGATCCCTGCAGACATTCGCCTCATCTTCACTCAGGGTTGCAAG GTGGACAATTCTTCACTCACAGGGGAATCGGAACCACAGTCCCGCTCCTGTGACTTCACCCATGAGAACCCCCTGGAGACCAGGAACATTGCCTTCTACTCCACCACCTGTGTGGAAG GCACTGCCACCGGCATTGTCATCAATACTGGAGACCGCACCATCATCGGCCGCATCGCCTCGCTCGCCTCGGGCGTGGGCAACGAGAAAACGCCCATCGCCATCGAGATCGAGCACTTCGTGTACCTGGTGGCAGGAGTGGCCATCTCCATCGGGGTCCTCTTCTtcatcatctccatctccatgcGCTACAAGATCCTGGATTCCATCATCTTCCTCATCGGCATCATTGTGGCGAACGTGCCGGAGGGGCTGCTGGCCACGGTGACG gTGAGCCTGTCCCTCACAGCCAAGCGCATGGCCAAGAAGAACTGCTTGGTGAAGAACCTGGAGGCTGTGGAAACCCTCGGCTCCACCTCCATCATCTGCTCTGACAAGACAGGGACCCTCACCCAGAACAGGATGACTGTTGCCCACCTCTGGTTTGACAACCAGATCTACTCAGCCGACACCAGTGAAGATCAAACAA CCCAGCCCTTTGATCAAAGTTCCCCCACATGGACAGCGTTATCAAAAATTGTCACTCTCTGCAACCGGGCGGAATTCCGGCCAGGACAGGAAAATCTCCCCATCATGAAG AGGGTTGTGGTAGGAGACGCCTCTGAAACTGCTCTGCTGAAATTTTCCGAGGTCATTTTGGGGGATGTGATGAGCATTAGAGCACAGAACAAGAAAGTGGCTGAAATCCCTTTCAACTCTACCAACAAATTTCAg CTTTCCATCCACGAGACCGACGACCCCCACGACAAACGCTTCCTGCTGGTGATGAAAGGTGCCCCAGAGAGGATCTTGGAGAGGTGCAGCACCATCATGATCAACGGCAAGGAGGAGCCTCTGGACAGTGAGAAGGCAGAAGCCTTCCAGACAGCCTACATGGAGCTGGGGGGCATGGGGGAGAGAGTGCTGG GTTTCTGCCACTTGTACCTGCCTGAAAACGAGTTCCCAGACACCTTCCAGTTTGACACAGATTCCATGAACTTCCCCACCTCCAACCTGTGCTTTGTTGGGCTCCTGTCCATGATCGACCCACCTCGTTCCACAGTGCCTGACGCTGTCTCCAAGTGCCGCAGTGCTGGCATCAAG GTCATTATGGTCACTGGCGACCATCCCATCACAGCCAAGGCCATCGCCAAGAGCGTGGGCATCATTTCGGCCACCAGCGAGACCGTGGAGGACATTGCCAAGCGCCTCAACATCCCTGTGGAGCAGGTCAACAGGAG GGAAGCCACAGCAGCCGTGGTGAACGGGATGGAGCTGAAGGACatgagctcagagcagctggacGAGATCCTGTGTGACCACTCCGAGATCGTCTTTGCTCGGACATCGCCCCAGCAGAAGCTGATTATTGTGGAGGGCTGTCAGAGGCAG GGAGCAGTGGTTGCCGTGACTGGAGATGGAGTCAATGACTCCCCCGCCCTAAAAAAAGCAGATATTGGGATTGCTATGGGGATTGCTGGCTCTGACGCAGCCAAAAATGCAGCTGATATGGTCCTGCTGGATGATAACTTTGCTTCCATTGTCACAGGAGTGGAGGAAG gCCGCCTGATCTTTGACAACCTGAAGAAAACCATTGCCTATACCCTGACCAAGAACattgctgagctctgccccTTCCTCATCTACATTATCGCCAGCATTCCAATGCCCATTGGCACCATCACCATCCTGTTCATTGACCTGGGCACGGACATT ATCCCCTCGGTGGCATTGGCCTACGAGAAAGCTGAGAGCGACATCATGAACAGGAGACCTCGGAACAAGAGGAGAGACCGGCTGGTGAACGAGCAGCTGGCTGTGTACTCCTACCTGCAGATCG GAATCATGCAGTCAGTGGGGGCCTTTGTCACCTATTTCACCGTCTACGCTGAGCAAGGGTTCCTCCCTTCCACGCTGCTGGGAGTGAGAGTGGACTGGGAGAGCAATGCCATCAATGACTTCGAGGATTCCTACGGACAGCAATGG ACCAGATACCAGCGCACGTACCTGCAGTGGACTGGCTACACGGCCTTCTTTGTCAGCATCACCATTCAGCAGGTGGCTGATCTGATCATCAGGAAAACCCGGAGAAATTCCATTTTCCGGCAGGGCCTTTTCAG GAACAAAGTCATCTGGGTGGGGATATTTTCCCAAATAGGAATTGCTTTGATTCTCACCTACGGCCTTGGTCACGTTACAGCCCTGAATTTCACTCCGCTCAG GTTCCAGTACTGGTTTGTGGCTGTACCTTTTGCCATCCTGATCTGGGTGTATGATGAAATCCGAAAGCTGCTCATCAGGAAATACCCAGGAA GTTGGTGGGACAAGAACATGTATTATTGA